AACACTTGTTAGAACTTCGTCATGCCTTACCATCATTCTTGCATAGTTGTCCCCCTCATCTCTCCAATCGGGTTTGAAATTCAATGCCTGGTAAGTTTCATGTCTTATTCTCCAGTCACTTTCAGGAATTCCAGAAGCTCTAGCAACAGGCCCTGCTGCACGTGTTTTCATGATTTCTTTGTATCCGATGTTTCCAATATGTTTACTTCTCAAAGCAATCAAAGGCCCAGTTTCGAATGCTTCAATGATATTTTTCACATCTTCTTCAAATTCATCGATTTTTTTGTGAATTGTATCTAAAATTTCCTTGTTTAAATCGAGTCTTACTCCTCCAACAACGTTAAAACCCATGTTTACCCGGTTTCCAGTAATTAATTCGAGTAAATCCATGGAGGTTTCCCTTACATTTAACAGCCATATCCCTATAGTTTCATGCTCGATTGTAAGGTTGTAAACTGCTGCTGCAATTAAGTGACTGTGAATTCTCTCAAGTTCACAGGTAATTACTCTTAAATATTTTGCTTTATCTGGAACTTCAATTTTACACATGTTTTCAATACATTCTGCAAAGGATTGGGTGTGAATGTACGAACAAATTCCACAAACTCTTTCTGAAAGGTGTATACATTTCAAATAATGTTTTCCTTCCATAATACGTTCAAT
This Methanococcus maripaludis C5 DNA region includes the following protein-coding sequences:
- a CDS encoding nickel-dependent hydrogenase large subunit, giving the protein MNVVPIGPIHPILKEPLRIKLLVEGENVKGAEIDMGYVHRGIERIMEGKHYLKCIHLSERVCGICSYIHTQSFAECIENMCKIEVPDKAKYLRVITCELERIHSHLIAAAVYNLTIEHETIGIWLLNVRETSMDLLELITGNRVNMGFNVVGGVRLDLNKEILDTIHKKIDEFEEDVKNIIEAFETGPLIALRSKHIGNIGYKEIMKTRAAGPVARASGIPESDWRIRHETYQALNFKPDWRDEGDNYARMMVRHDEVLTSVELIRRALEQYAECSGIVRNKAEIRATEGEWYNEAHRGEVYYKIAITDGGLIKRIIIRTPTVMNLEAYKYMIKDCPTIADAVATYTSIDPCVSCTERTIQLKDLNNGKLSDYKFQ